One stretch of Prunus persica cultivar Lovell chromosome G1, Prunus_persica_NCBIv2, whole genome shotgun sequence DNA includes these proteins:
- the LOC18790299 gene encoding probable protein phosphatase 2C 33, translating into MVGLECFLDLVRALGMGSCLSLEGGSAYGPVPSSPGAGNKRRKRRVTGNSSATVVAPPSNNLEMWLHRVPGRQFQNGSSDFASLFCKQGKKGVNQDAMIAWENFGSPDTIFCGVFDGHGPFGHVVAKKVRDALPLKLTSQWVLTNNAKKGAADDTNEAASYQDHKDNEHCELFVTLKDSFLKAFKVMDKELKLHPRIDCYCSGTTAVTLVKQGQDLVIANVGDSRALLGTRDEDGSLVAVQLTVDLKPNLPREAERIMRCKGRVFALQNEPEVARVWLPNSNSPGLAMARAFGDFCLKDFGLISVPDISYRRLTENDEFVVLATDGIWDVLSNEEVVKIVALAPRASAARALVESATRAWRSKYPYVKVDDCAVVCLFLTSSTSDISSDFSPTGEEMSSGNSSQYQDGS; encoded by the exons ATGGTGGGGTTGGAGTGCTTTCTGGACTTGGTCAGGGCACTCGGCATGGGCTCCTGCCTCTCCCTGGAAGGCGGGTCAGCCTACGGCCCAGTCCCTTCCTCCCCGGGGGCGGGCaacaagaggaggaagaggagggtgACTGGGAACTCCTCTGCCACGGTGGTGGCGCCGCCTTCCAATAATCTGGAGATGTGGCTGCACAGAGTCCCTGGCAGGCAGTTCCAGAATGGTTCCTCTGATTTTGCTTCCTTGTTCTGCAAGCAAGGCAAGAAAGGGGTCAATCAGGACGCCATGATTGCTTGGGAG AATTTTGGTTCCCCGGATACTATATTTTGTGGTGTTTTTGATGGGCATGGCCCTTTTGGCCATGTGGTTGCAAAGAAGGTGAGGGATGCTCTACCTTTGAAGTTGACTTCACAATGGGTATTGACTAATAACGCCAAGAAAGGGGCTGCTGATGATACCAACGAGGCTGCTTCATATCAAGACCACAAGGATAACGAGCACTGTGAGCTTTTTGTGACATTGAAAGATTCTTTTCTGAAGGCTTTTAAGGTCATGGACAAGGAGCTCAAATTGCATCCTCGTATTGATTGCTATTGCAGTGGGACAACTGCTGTTACCTTGGTCAAGCAG GGTCAGGATCTTGTTATTGCAAATGTTGGGGACTCTAGAGCTCTACTAGGCACCAGAGATGAAGATGGCTCCCTCGTTGCTGTTCAGTTGACTGTAGACCTCAAACCAAATCTTCCAA gGGAAGCAGAGAGGATTATGCGATGTAAAGGACGAGTATTTGCTCTCCAAAACGAGCCTGAGGTCGCTCGAGTTTGGTTGCCCAACAGTAATTCACCTGGCCTAGCCATGGCACGGGCTTTTGGAGATTTCTGCCTAAAGGACTTTGGTTTAATCTCTGTCCCTGATATTTCTTATCGTCGCCTCActgagaatgatgaatttgtAGTATTGGCTACTGATGGG ATATGGGATGTCCTCTCAAATGAAGAAGTGGTAAAAATAGTAGCATTAGCTCCACGAGCCTCTGCTGCTCGAGCCCTGGTAGAGTCAGCAACTCGAGCTTGGAGATCAAAATACCCGTATGTTAAGGTTGATGATTGTGCTGTAGTTTGCCTCTTCCTCACCTCCAGTACATCTGACATTAGTTCCGATTTCTCACCAACCGGAGAGGAAATGAGCTCTGGAAATTCTTCCCAATATCAGGATGGGAGTTAG
- the LOC18793233 gene encoding CRIB domain-containing protein RIC4, giving the protein MASESNKTRLRLCSFVYEGMKDRMERFAVLPFGIGCTSQSSVAIGTSDDQTRKSKAETQNPPPHVTNDGKAQGAKVKNTYRFLNLRKSHISSGFERLIRSIKSLSQIFVYKEEIEEEEEREMEIGVPTDVKHVTHIGLDGSTTTNTTGSIKGSWENFNSAPEILSFPSISLKQFEFAMAAQTTHQPQPLLVDDPKTPTDVN; this is encoded by the exons ATGGCTTCTGAGTCCAACAAAACAAGGCTTAGGCTTTGTAGTTTTGTCTATGAAGGGATGAAGGATCGCATGGAAAGATTTGCTGTTCTTCCTTTTGGCATTGGCTGCACTTCTCAGTCCAGCGTTGCCATAGGCACAAGTGATGATCaaacaagaaaatcaaaagcagaaacacaaaacccaccGCCACATGTAACAA ACGATGGAAAAGCACAAGGAGCAAAAGTGAAGAACACTTATCGTTTTCTGAATCTTAGGAAGAGTCACATTTCCAGTGGATTTGAAAGATTGATCAGAAGCATCAAAAGTTTGTCTCAAATATTTG TTTACAAGGAAGagattgaggaagaagaggagagagagatggaaatTGGGGTGCCTACAGATGTGAAGCATGTGACACACATAGGATTGGATGGGTCAACAACTACCAATACAACTGGATCCATAAAAGGCAGCTGGGAAAACTTCAACAGTGCTCCAGAAATACTCTCTTTcccttcaatttctttaaagCAGTTTGAGTTCGCCATGGCTGCACAGACCACCCACCAGCCTCAGCCGCTCCTTGTTGATGATCCAAAGACGCCCACAGATGTTAACTAA